In a single window of the Rhodamnia argentea isolate NSW1041297 chromosome 2, ASM2092103v1, whole genome shotgun sequence genome:
- the LOC115755506 gene encoding protein PSK SIMULATOR 1-like isoform X2, whose translation MVFNLTFVFDDDSLNTSPGSPPAFLPSPSVASPPACNGCIGVISRFDELQLRGRLEGAAEEMRDEDSGGRNGLAGKANRIAKKQVKEVSLLVKAVKVLDAIGASMTNLNMNNSFMSRRAANEKIIEVLAFEVGNTITKGANLMQSLVEQNIVSLKVEVLPSEGVQYLVSTDMDELLRIAAADQRKELQLFTKEVVRLGNLCKDHQFHHLDLYFDKMESRPASGTPLRKDAWAVMLPLMNLVRPTAELYHELHALDSYEQEYQHKLQEHISLDAKDKDESLPILRSKLRSQRRHVKSLKNISLWSRALDGVVEKLVDIILCLQYEVLKAFGSADFEREAGGSASSGSKLGSSGMALHYAIIITLIDNIVTHSGSVPPTMTNALYQSLPPGIKSALRFWLRQGQIQEEPTILIIKAQMEKTLSWLAPVAANTIKAHYGFARLGEWPSMRSRVNQRCTVKDDFVRFNTLYHADKEKTDSYIVELLFWLHQLVCKRRAINNGVTCSLDSMVSSLSNEEIRLSSHSLRKDVDKRKLMPRTRETLESETEGPCSCYDHLLCTGICDSPTNRSLGVSVPILKTLSMDFGIDMMTALDVIDGITAP comes from the exons ATGGTGTTTAACTTGACTTTCGTCTTCGACGATGATTCCCTCAACACTAGCCCCGGCTCGCCGCCGGCCTTCTTGCCTTCGCCGTCGGTGGCTTCTCCTCCAGCTTGTAATGGATGCATCGGCGTCATCAGCAGATTCGACGAGTTGCAACTTCGGGGTCGGCTCGA AGGAGCTGCGGAGGAGATGCGGGACGAGGATTCCGGGGGAAGGAACGGTTTGGCAGGAAAAGCGAACCGAATTGCAAAGAAGCAG GTCAAGGAAGTCAGCCTTTTAGTTAAGGCAGTTAAAGTTCTGGATGCAATAGGTGCTAGTATGACAAACTTGAACATGAACAACAGTTTCATGTCAAGAAGAGCAGCAAATGAGAAGATTATAGAAGTGTTGGCCTTTGAAGTTGGAAATACTATCACGAAGGGTGCCAACCTTATGCAATCCCTCGTGGAGCAAAACATTGTATCTTTGAAAGTAGAAGTGCTTCCATCAGAAGGTGTGCAATACCTAGTATCAACGGATATGGATGAACTACTGAGAATTGCTGCCGCTGACCAGAG GAAAGAATTGCAATTGTTTACAAAAGAGGTGGTACGGTTAGGGAATCTATGTAAAGATCATCAATTCCACCACTTGGACCTTTATTTCGATAA GATGGAGTCGAGACCTGCATCAGGGACACCATTAAGGAAAGATGCATGGGCAGTAATGCTGCCATTAATGAATCTGGTTCGGCCTACAGCT GAGTTGTATCACGAATTACATGCCTTGGACAGCTACGAACAAGAGTATCAGCATAAGCTGCAAGAACATATTAGCCTTGATGCCAAAGATAAAGACG AGAGCCTTCCAATTCTGAGGTCGAAGCTAAGGAGTCAGAGGAGGCATGTGAAAAGTTTGAAGAACATATCACTTTGGTCAAGGGCTTTGGACGGG GTGGTGGAGAAACTTGTGGATATTATCCTTTGCCTACAATATGAAGTACTTAAAGCCTTTGGTAGTGCTG ATTTTGAAAGAGAAGCAGGAGGTTCTGCCAGCAGTGGTAGCAAATTGGGATCTTCTGGCATGGCTTTGCACTATGCAATCATTATAACTCTTATTGACAATATT GTGACTCATTCGGGCTCTGTACCTCCAACAATGACAAATGCATTGTACCAAAGTCTGCCACCAGGTATAAAGTCAGCTCTGCGCTTTTGGCTGCGGCAAGGTCAGATTCAGGAAGAg CCTACAATTCTAATTATTAAAGCTCAAATGGAGAAGACACTGTCGTGGCTTGCTCCAGTTGCTGCTAACACAATCAA AGCACACTATGGCTTTGCGAGACTGGGAGAATGGCCAAGTATGAG GTCCAGAGTGAATCAGAGATGCACTGTCAAGGATGACTTTGTCAGATTCAATACTCTATATCACGCTGATAAGGAGAAAACTGATTCCTACATCGTTGAACTGTTGTTCTGGCTTCACCAACTGGTCTGCAAAAGAAGGGCTATAAACAATGGAGTCACCTGTTCACTTGACTCGATGGTTTCTTCTCTAAGCAACGAAGAGATTAGATTATCTTCTCACAGTTTGCGTAAGGATGTAGATAAGAGGAAGCTGATGCCAAGAACGAGAGAGACTCTTGAATCTGAAACAGAAGGTCCCTGTTCATGCTATGACCATCTACTGTGTACGGGTATTTGTGATTCTCCCACCAACAGAAGTCTGGGGGTTTCAGTTCCGATTCTAAAGACATTATCTATGGATTTCGGCATAGACATGATGACTGCGTTGGATGTCATTGATGGCATTACCGCCCCTTGA
- the LOC115755506 gene encoding protein PSK SIMULATOR 1-like isoform X1 has product MVFNLTFVFDDDSLNTSPGSPPAFLPSPSVASPPACNGCIGVISRFDELQLRGRLEDRGAAEEMRDEDSGGRNGLAGKANRIAKKQVKEVSLLVKAVKVLDAIGASMTNLNMNNSFMSRRAANEKIIEVLAFEVGNTITKGANLMQSLVEQNIVSLKVEVLPSEGVQYLVSTDMDELLRIAAADQRKELQLFTKEVVRLGNLCKDHQFHHLDLYFDKMESRPASGTPLRKDAWAVMLPLMNLVRPTAELYHELHALDSYEQEYQHKLQEHISLDAKDKDESLPILRSKLRSQRRHVKSLKNISLWSRALDGVVEKLVDIILCLQYEVLKAFGSADFEREAGGSASSGSKLGSSGMALHYAIIITLIDNIVTHSGSVPPTMTNALYQSLPPGIKSALRFWLRQGQIQEEPTILIIKAQMEKTLSWLAPVAANTIKAHYGFARLGEWPSMRSRVNQRCTVKDDFVRFNTLYHADKEKTDSYIVELLFWLHQLVCKRRAINNGVTCSLDSMVSSLSNEEIRLSSHSLRKDVDKRKLMPRTRETLESETEGPCSCYDHLLCTGICDSPTNRSLGVSVPILKTLSMDFGIDMMTALDVIDGITAP; this is encoded by the exons ATGGTGTTTAACTTGACTTTCGTCTTCGACGATGATTCCCTCAACACTAGCCCCGGCTCGCCGCCGGCCTTCTTGCCTTCGCCGTCGGTGGCTTCTCCTCCAGCTTGTAATGGATGCATCGGCGTCATCAGCAGATTCGACGAGTTGCAACTTCGGGGTCGGCTCGA AGACAGAGGAGCTGCGGAGGAGATGCGGGACGAGGATTCCGGGGGAAGGAACGGTTTGGCAGGAAAAGCGAACCGAATTGCAAAGAAGCAG GTCAAGGAAGTCAGCCTTTTAGTTAAGGCAGTTAAAGTTCTGGATGCAATAGGTGCTAGTATGACAAACTTGAACATGAACAACAGTTTCATGTCAAGAAGAGCAGCAAATGAGAAGATTATAGAAGTGTTGGCCTTTGAAGTTGGAAATACTATCACGAAGGGTGCCAACCTTATGCAATCCCTCGTGGAGCAAAACATTGTATCTTTGAAAGTAGAAGTGCTTCCATCAGAAGGTGTGCAATACCTAGTATCAACGGATATGGATGAACTACTGAGAATTGCTGCCGCTGACCAGAG GAAAGAATTGCAATTGTTTACAAAAGAGGTGGTACGGTTAGGGAATCTATGTAAAGATCATCAATTCCACCACTTGGACCTTTATTTCGATAA GATGGAGTCGAGACCTGCATCAGGGACACCATTAAGGAAAGATGCATGGGCAGTAATGCTGCCATTAATGAATCTGGTTCGGCCTACAGCT GAGTTGTATCACGAATTACATGCCTTGGACAGCTACGAACAAGAGTATCAGCATAAGCTGCAAGAACATATTAGCCTTGATGCCAAAGATAAAGACG AGAGCCTTCCAATTCTGAGGTCGAAGCTAAGGAGTCAGAGGAGGCATGTGAAAAGTTTGAAGAACATATCACTTTGGTCAAGGGCTTTGGACGGG GTGGTGGAGAAACTTGTGGATATTATCCTTTGCCTACAATATGAAGTACTTAAAGCCTTTGGTAGTGCTG ATTTTGAAAGAGAAGCAGGAGGTTCTGCCAGCAGTGGTAGCAAATTGGGATCTTCTGGCATGGCTTTGCACTATGCAATCATTATAACTCTTATTGACAATATT GTGACTCATTCGGGCTCTGTACCTCCAACAATGACAAATGCATTGTACCAAAGTCTGCCACCAGGTATAAAGTCAGCTCTGCGCTTTTGGCTGCGGCAAGGTCAGATTCAGGAAGAg CCTACAATTCTAATTATTAAAGCTCAAATGGAGAAGACACTGTCGTGGCTTGCTCCAGTTGCTGCTAACACAATCAA AGCACACTATGGCTTTGCGAGACTGGGAGAATGGCCAAGTATGAG GTCCAGAGTGAATCAGAGATGCACTGTCAAGGATGACTTTGTCAGATTCAATACTCTATATCACGCTGATAAGGAGAAAACTGATTCCTACATCGTTGAACTGTTGTTCTGGCTTCACCAACTGGTCTGCAAAAGAAGGGCTATAAACAATGGAGTCACCTGTTCACTTGACTCGATGGTTTCTTCTCTAAGCAACGAAGAGATTAGATTATCTTCTCACAGTTTGCGTAAGGATGTAGATAAGAGGAAGCTGATGCCAAGAACGAGAGAGACTCTTGAATCTGAAACAGAAGGTCCCTGTTCATGCTATGACCATCTACTGTGTACGGGTATTTGTGATTCTCCCACCAACAGAAGTCTGGGGGTTTCAGTTCCGATTCTAAAGACATTATCTATGGATTTCGGCATAGACATGATGACTGCGTTGGATGTCATTGATGGCATTACCGCCCCTTGA
- the LOC115755473 gene encoding sucrose transport protein SUC1-like, translating to MEHGGNNEAMAPLWKIIAVASIAAGVQFGWALQLSLLTPYVQQLGVPHVWASFIWLCGPISGLLVQPIVGYFSDRTKNRLGRRRPFIIVGALFVAVAVFLIGFAADLGHMAGDRLDQKMKPRAVAIFVVGFWILDVANNMLQGPCRALLADLSANDHKRMRVANAFFSFFMAVGNVLGYAAGSISNIYKFLPFTATIACDVYCANLKTCFLIDIVFLAVVTISVVVSVKEVQQPSQMELAKGEPQPMTPFGNEVTSAFKNLSKPMWLLYLVTALNWVAWFPFILYDTDWMGLEVYGGKVQGTTAEKRLYNLGVHAGSLGLMLNSVVLGFASLVVEPVGKMVGGVKRWWAIVNFILAIGLACTIPVTKMAKAYRAAHGLVPPPANIKGGALSIFSVLGIPLSVTYSIPFALASIYSSSAGAGQGLSLGVLNMAIVIPQMIVSVVSGRLDEAFGGGNLPAFVMGAIAAVVSGLMALFVLPNPPSQDSMLALVAGGGH from the exons ATGGAGCATGGAGGTAACAATGAGGCCATGGCCCCGCTGTGGAAGATCATCGCCGTGGCGTCCATCGCGGCCGGCGTCCAGTTCGGTTGGGCCCTGCAGCTCTCCCTGCTGACCCCATACGTGCAGCAGCTCGGCGTCCCGCACGTGTGGGCATCCTTCATCTGGCTCTGCGGCCCCATCTCCGGCCTCCTCGTCCAGCCCATCGTGGGCTACTTCAGCGACCGCACCAAGAACCGCTTGGGTCGCCGCCGCCCCTTCATCATCGTGGGCGCCTTGTTCGTTGCCGTCGCAGTCTTCCTCATTGGCTTCGCAGCCGACCTCGGCCACATGGCTGGTGACCGCCTCGACCAGAAAATGAAGCCCCGTGCCGTGGCCATCTTCGTGGTCGGGTTCTGGATCCTGGACGTGGCCAACAACATGCTCCAGGGCCCCTGCCGCGCCCTCCTGGCCGACCTCTCCGCCAACGACCACAAGCGCATGCGCGTGGCCAacgccttcttctccttcttcatggCCGTCGGGAACGTCCTCGGCTACGCAGCGGGCTCCATCTCCAACATCTACAAGTTCCTGCCCTTCACCGCCACGATCGCCTGCGACGTCTACTGCGCCAACCTCAAGACCTGCTTCCTCATCgacatcgtcttcctcgcggTGGTGACCATCAGCGTGGTCGTGTCGGTCAAGGAGGTCCAACAACCGTCGCAGATGGAGCTGGCCAAGGGCGAGCCCCAGCCCATGACGCCATTCGGCAACGAGGTGACCTCGGCTTTCAAGAACCTGTCCAAGCCAATGTGGCTGCTCTACTTAGTGACTGCCCTCAACTGGGTGGCGTGGTTCCCGTTCATTCTCTACGACACCGACTGGATGGGCCTCGAGGTGTACGGCGGCAAGGTGCAGGGGACGACCGCGGAGAAGCGGCTGTACAACCTCGGTGTTCACGCTGGCTCCTTGGGTTTGATGCTTAACTCCGTGGTCCTCGGTTTCGCCTCCCTAGTCGTTGAGCCCGTGGGTAAGATGGTGGGCGGCGTCAAGAGGTGGTGGGCGATTGTCAACTTCATCCTGGCTATCGGCTTGGCCTGCACCATCCCCGTGACGAAGATGGCCAAGGCGTACCGGGCAGCCCACGGCCTGGTCCCGCCCCCCGCCAACATCAAGGGCGGCGCTCTCAGCATCTTCTCCGTCCTCGGTATCCCACTCTCG GTCACGTACAGTATTCCATTTGCTTTGGCATCAATCTACTCATCCAGTGCTGGCGCTGGCCAAG GGCTTTCTTTGGGTGTTCTCAATATGGCCATCGTCATCCCGCAG ATGATTGTGTCCGTGGTAAGTGGGAGGCTCGACGAGGCGTTCGGAGGAGGGAACTTGCCGGCATTCGTCATGGGCGCAATTGCAGCAGTCGTGAGCGGCCTCATGGCTCTGTTCGTGCTCCCGAACCCACCCTCACAGGATTCCATGCTCGCCCTCGTGGCCGGTGGTGGACACTGA